A stretch of DNA from Ranitomeya variabilis isolate aRanVar5 chromosome 1, aRanVar5.hap1, whole genome shotgun sequence:
GCAGGAGGGGGCGCTATTGCACTTTTTAATACATCTAAGCACCTGTGAACCACAGTGGTAAGAAATGGTACTGCAAGTGAGAAATTTATGTAACAattgggttaataataataatctttatttttacagtTACAGTTAGACCTTCTGAGAATTATAAATCTATTTCTTTAACCAACAGCAGAAGTTTCAATATGTATCTGCATTATAAAATACTATTTTTTACACAATAAGATACATTCCCTTTAACGGTCCATATGTAGTGATATAACACATTTCTCTTCCAGAGTGAAGCCAAGGGGAGTTATCGATCTGCTTTACTTTTGCTGTGCAGGGCAGAAGACATATAATTGCATATTATGTTATGAGCGTGAGGATTATATGATATGATGTGGACAGTCAGCAGCAAGCGTGGCCGCCATCTTTATCTGTCCTACACGTCCTCTCTGACAGAGGGAACCATGACCCACGAATGTGTGCACATGTATTGTCCATTAAATGTATCTTTCATAAATCTGGTGTTTCTCCATTATTCATAGTGAAAATTGGAATTGGTACCTGCAAATATCCTGCCAACATAGCCACAGCATGCCTGCGGGAGCaagatatacagctctgacaaaaattaagagaccactgcaaaatgttcagtttgcctgatttttctctttataggtatatttttgagtaaaatgtaaattgttcttttattctataaactactgacaacatgtctttgaagttccaagcaatacattttgtatttattttctgaaaatgagaaatggtcaaagtaaagcaaaaaatgcattgcttgcagacctcaaataatgcaaaaaaaaccccaaggtcataaaaaaatatttagaattgagagtcctcagtggttgataccttttaatggctaactgaaaagatggtaacaaattgcaagctttcgagactacatacgtctcttcatcaggcaaagactaatacaaattctgaagaatcacatatttatgcacaacatagtatagagaaaaaaaaaagaggggaaaaaaaccatggataagctaggtgacatgaagcagaattaccatgggtgataaacagttacgtccataaatattgggccaattcttagataaggattgttttattgtcctgtgattagggtctcgttctgttgtgatgaccccacatggtctgaggggcaagttcattagttgatgtaaaaagacataaatccgtgtgacacattcattcctgcatttagagtgtcaaaggtcgtcatcagtttatactcccagactcttctgtctctctgagttttgaagttacttttcaatacaagtaatttcatgtccataatgctatgatttgggagacagaaatgtattgccacaggtagatccattcttttttcttttattgtatggcgatgagagttcatccttgttctcagtttctgccctgtctcccccacatacagacccccagttggacatttagtataaataattaggtacaccacattagaagtgatgcagctgaatgtacctggtatcttgtagtcctggtgtgaattggggatctttatcttgtccgtggtcattataaatggacaggttttacattttttctgattgcagggaaaggtacctgcagctgttggagaggacagggagcttctgacaatgatgcttcttagatttgggggctgcctaaaacacagtagtggggggtctggaaaaatggattgtaagcgggcatctttttgcagtaaaggttgtaatttccgtgcagctccccttagcgcctccagatttggattgtaggcgaccactagaggcacccggttattttcttctttagtttgtaatgtagcaggtgattccttgatattctggtggctcttgtaatctgattttcaattgttcttggatggtagccctgattcaaaaaggtctttctgaggcgacccaggtgttcatctctatccattgggttggaacatatacgattgtatctgatggcttggctgtagacaatggagttttttatgtgttttggatggaaactgtcatgtgtgggcacccttactgagcaggtatctggatgggtagagggtattcttaaacccctagtaaaagatacacccagcttcattcaggacacaactgacctattgaataaactatcagcaattggtcctctaccagaaggaaccatcctggtcaccatggatgtggaatctttgtactccaatatcccacatcaggatggattaaatgcctgcaaattcttcctggaaaacacagggactgatgcaaattctgtggtgaaacttataaaatttatcctcacccacaattactttgagtttgacaagaagatctatctacaggagactggcacagcaatgggaagtaaaatggccccacagtatgcaaatctgttcatggccaagcttgaaagcgactttttgtcctcatgtcccaccaggcctctggcgtactaccgctacattgatgacattttaatcatctggacggagtctgaaccacagctaaagacgttccatgaacagtttaatcaatttcatcctaccatcaacttgacactcaactactcctgcactgaaattaactttttggacaccatcattaagctgcagaacaataaaatagagacatccctgtatcagaagccaatcgaccgtccaacataccttaaatgggacagtttccatccaaaacacataaaaaactccattgtctacagccaagccatcagatacaatcgtatatgttccaacccaatggatagagatgaacacctgggtcgcctcagaaagacctttttgaatcagggctaccatccaagaacaattgaaaatcagattacaagagccaccagaatatcaaggaatcacctgctacattacaaaactaaagaagaaaataaccgggtgcctctagtggtcacctacaatccaaatctggaggcgctaaggggagctgcacggaaattacaacctttactgcaaaaagatgcccgcttacaatccatttttccagaccccccactactgtgttttaggcagcccccaaatctaagaagcatcattgtcagaagctccctgtcctctccaacagctgcaggtacctttccctgcaatcagaaaaaatgtaaaacctgtccatttataatgaccacggacaagataaagatccccaattcacaccaggactacaagataccaggtacattcagctgcatcacttctaatgtggtgtacctaattatttgtactaaatgtccaactgggggtctgtatgtgggggagacagggcagaaactgagaacaaggatgaactctcatcgccatacaataaaagaaaaaagaatggatatacctgtggcaatacatttctgtctcccaaatcatagcattatggacatgaaattacttgtattgaaaagtaacttcaaaactcagagagacagaagagtctgggagtataaactgatgacgacctttgacactctaaatgcaggaatgaatgtgtcacacggatttatgtctttttacatcaactaatgaacttgcccctcagaccatgtggggtcatcacaacagaacgagaccctaatcacaggacaataaaacaatccttatctaagaattggcccaatatgtatggacgtaactgtttatcacccatggtaattctgcttcatgtcacctagcttatccatggtttttttcccctcttttttttttctctatactatgttgtgcataaatatgtgattcttcagaatttgttttagtctttgcctgatgaagagacgtatgtagtctcgaaagcttgcaatttgttaccatcttttcagttagccattaaaaggtatcaaccactgaggactctcaattctaaatatttttctatctactggctaacacggtaccaagatatatttctttcctgcacCCAAGGTCATagtcatttataaacaacaatactaatgttttatctcaggaagagttcagaaatcaatattttgtggaaaaaccatggtttttaatcacagctttcatgcgtcttggcatgctttccaccagtctttcacactgattctgtcgcaaaaatgtaagcagttctttgtttgatggcttgtgactatccatcatcctcttgattacattccagaggttttcaatgggggtcaggtctggagattgggctggccatgacagggatttgatgtggtggtccttcatccacaccttgattgacctaactgtgtggcatggcgcattgtcctgctggaaaaaacagtcctcagagctggggaacattgcctgagcagaaagaaTCAACTGTTCTTCCAGTATAACCTTGTATCCTTGTatacggcttgattcatacgtccttcgcaaagatcaaccttcccaattccagccttgctgaagcatcaagaggaagatggatagctgagctcagataccggtagccggaagaccgaggtggtggggggtaacttcatgccccactgcGGAAACCGGCAGACAGCAGattccaagttacctgtccaccattgacacctgaggacacagtagcagatacagcccgagtcgtgatagagatcctgtaaaaaggctcaagttaccggtcgtacaggtagtgtcctacctgaagggggacagagagaaaacgtgaggaccttgtgtgaggcctaaggcagcaagggactacaacatcacagcgctagagggaaggcttccaccCGCACCTGGTAACGGTAATTCCAGACTCACTTCCAAGTCGGCCGGACCATCGACACCTGCGATCCAGTACCCTAGACTGTGGatgcctgaacccttcagtaaagaggtaaagatactgcaaccccgtgtcctccgtttctttccagCACCAccccatccttgccaaacacaccaggagccctggggactcagcttcacctgtgggaagccataccatccctgctgcagtgccatcaaccccagaggacccctttaagcagcgtcggtcacccctgaccgagtaccacaggtggcgtcacgaaaaaactttattcaaacccctttaaagacctttccttttacatgggcgcccagggccacagaccgggtcgccgccaccgtgatacATCCCTACACATccctaccgagtaccccacggcccttgcggGCGTTCCAGAAAAAATGGGAAATAATTATTGTATGAGGGCATAGAGGGGGGGATAATTATTGTATGGGTTCAAAAAATGGGAGATAATTATTGTATGGGGGCAAAAAGGAGACATTGAGAAGAGGATGTAACCTCCACAGGGGCACTATAATTGTCTGGAGGCAGAGAGGGGGCACTATATATAACTTTGGAGTTAAATGTGGTGCACTGTTACTTTTGGTGGACATTATGGGGGGCAAAGTGGGGTAGAATTATTACCATGTAGGGCTTTATATTCTGTAGAAACAAGAAATGACAATCTGGGTCAAATGGAGGACAGGAGAATTCAATGAGTATGGTCAGAGAGGTACCTACCTCCTTATGGtcaggtcatgattaagggagcttagtctccagaaacgcgttgagattcttacccatatggttgtgctgaagtctgtatcctctatgcttaaaagtatgtgaataaagaaaactcttttttacggattcggtgaagctggacattcttttcttttttggactttatacgcctgaacacagcgggtccgtgctcccgaggattggtttatgcatcacgggtgagctggtttatattccttctttcaaagtTTTTTGTTAATGCCCACTATGTTGGTATGTTTggatcatggtgtggcggtattttttttatatagtggtATTGATGGTTGTATTGCTCTTAATACACTGGATTTTATATTCCGGTATTTGTTACATGTTGTGTTATTTGCTGACTGTAAGATTATGTGGtctacatatatttgtattttcttctttttttgaggGAGAAGGAACTTATATCTTTGTAGACCCAAGCGAAGCCACAAGGGCGCAGGCATCAGAGCTGCAGTCTGGTAGATGTGAGGGGAGAGCCCCAATCCAAAAGTTGCACTGGGGCCCATAAAACTCTAGTTACGCCCCAGAGGGGAACTTATAGTGCTTATATAATAGTGAGTGCTACAAAATCATGTTTCTGACACACAtgtcaaaataaagaaaaatagacAAACCCTTTAATATAAATTTGACATGAGGCCCTATATATTTCCATAATGTATAACAGGAACAACTAAACAGAAATAGGCAACATGAGACTCACATAAGGAACCGATGAAGACTTCTACACAGTGACTAGAATATTTACTTGTCACTAAAGTTAGAGTGAGGTAcctaaaaaattacaattttctaAACCTACACCCAACATAAGCTGGTACATTCTGATCATCTGAGACTTTCATTAGTATAAAGTGCATGAAAACCTTTAGCTCCCCACCACCATAGTGAATCATACTCAGTGACCGATATCGTAAAGACACAGCATGTTCCAATGCCGAGGGTACAAACGTTCATGAAATGATGTTACACATTCTTAGAAGAATAGTTTAGCCGTGAACACGGCAAATCCCAAGGTCAGAAAGAAGGTGCAGTACTGGAGGACAACTGTGAAGGCGCTGCTGCAAACAATGCCCAGATGAATGACCGCTCCGTCAATGTCAAAGGTCTGATCTCCAAAATTGCAGATTGAATCTGTTGCACAGCCCCGGATCTTCGTACCAAGACCGGGTCCCACTGTGAAAAAAGGTAAAAgtatgatttttttaaaaatatgtagCATAGTCATATAGAGTAATGATGATGCAATACTAAAACCATATTCATCTATCCATCTACACTACCTGTCATCTATAAACAGTATCCGTCCATCCACAGCATACGGACGTACTGGCGAACTCTGCACTGTCCTAGATGTGCCGCCTGTTCTCCGACAGGTGCAGAGGTCAGAAACTCTATGCAGTCTCAGAGTCCAAGAGATGAAGTGATAGACTCTGTCCTAACCTCGTATGACTTGTGGAGATATCCCTGACACGGAAAGATGCATCATAAACATGTCGGTTTGTTATAAAGGAAAGCTCCAGTTTTGGCAAAAAAAAGTAATAAGGGGCTTATTCATCCCCTCCTTTATTCCCATACAGACACATTGCTTTGGAAGAATAATAGTGTGTGTCACATTTGTTTCTGAAACATACAGGTCCCATagcttccacattttttcatgtgaTGATAGCTATAACACCATATACATTGCCAAGGTCAGAAGAGAGGATGGAGACTTTCTCAAGGGACTTAGCTGCAGACCAGGGGGATCATGTGACCAACGTGCAGGCTGGCAACACGGTGGCGGTCCATCTTTATTTCACATGGACAAGGCAGGGGGAATATTTGGTGGAACCATCTGCTGCTCACAAGGAGGCAACAGTGAGCAGACATGGGAATTGCCATTTCCGCTGCTAGGACCTTTGCTGCAGGATTGTGAACAATACTCCTACACCAGCTTGAGGTAAGAGAGATTGTTAATTTAGCTCTAACATGGTATGTGGTATATGTGGTACAGTACAAGAGATCAAACCAGGTTCACTTCCCCTAGGATGGGGGAggggaattaaaaaaaatatagaaaaatataaatCACCCCCAATTTTCCAATCCAATATTACAACAgttaagaaaataataaaatgtatttgttATGGCCCATCCATAATATACCAAGCCTTCACACAGCTTCATTTTCCTACTTTTACAAAGTTCtaggatatctactatataattgtctaagggtcacttccgtctgtccttctgtctgtctgtctgtcacggatattcattggtcgcggcctctgtctgtcatggaatccaagtcactgattaatctcgccagctgcctgtcatggctgccgcgaccaatcagcaacggcaacagtccgattagtccctccctactcccctgcagtcagagcccggcgcccgctccatactccccacagtcagtgcccggcgcccgctccatactccccacagtcagtgcccggcgcccgctccatactccccgcagtcagtgcccgatccatactcccctccagtcaccactcactcagggttaatgccagcggtaacggaccgcgttatgccgcgggtaactcactccgttaccgccgctattaaccctgtgtgaccaagttttttactatttatgctgcctatgcagcatcaatagtaaaaagatctaatgttaaaaataatttaaaaaacctgctattctcaccctccgtagtccgacgatgcactcgcgcctgccgccagcttcaggtcccagagatgcattgggaaattacccagaagacttagcggtctcgcgagaagaTGGTGGCAGGTGCGCACGCATCACCAGTGGTTCGCTGGATCTTCGGTGGATCCCGGCGGgttagtatataactattttttattttaattattttttttaacagggatatgtgcccacactgctaaatactacgtgggctgcgttagataccacgtggctgctatatactacctggccagtgttacatactatgtgggctgtgttctatactgcgtgggctgcgttatatactacatggatgctatatactatgtgggcagtgttatatactacgtggctgtgttctatactgcgtgctgtatactacgtggccactgttagatactatatgggctgtgctatatattacgtgggctgtgttatatattacgtggtcagtgttacatactacgtgggttgtgttatatactgcgtggctgctatatactgtgtgggctgtgttatatactacgtggccactgttatatattgcgtggcctatattaacgcgtcaggtattctacaatatgtatgtatatagcagccacatggtatataccacaggccacgtagtactcctatatactacgtggcctgtgctatatactatgtggctgctatatacatacatacatattctagaatacccgatgcgttagaatcgggccacgatCTAGTATTAAAATATTTAGGAAATGTTAAGCAAATTGCTAATAAAGCAGTGCCCTAGTATACAAATAAAGGTAAGGACGAGCATGGACTTTAATGCCTCTCTGTATTTGACACTACTTTTGTCCTGGACTTACCCGTGGTCAGGTCCACGCTAGCGCATTTTTTCTCATCTCCCATGCACTCAATCTTACACTGGTCCTGCGACGAGGTGCACGTCGGGCAGGTCACACCATTCTTCAGTGTGTTGGTGGGTGGCACTAGGGGTATAAATTGATAGTCTAATATTAAAGGTGATATTCCATGATTTTCTGTGTAGGTCTTCTTAAAGAGGCTACCTACTCCTCTAAATAAAGTTTTTTAAGCACAAAGGTGCTGAAAAAAAACCCCAGCCAAACAACCCCATATTCCGCTACCAGACTGGTGGTGAtgcaaagaggacctgtcactagtTATGGACATGTAATTTATTTTCCTGATGTAAACACTCctcttctcctgaatccggcaatgttttacttttcttcCCGAGTCTCtcctttcctgagatatggcctcttcttcAAAGCATACAATTCGAGTCTTGTTAGCTAAGTGGGGGCGGTCCATAAGAACACACCCACTGACAATTGTTGATGACCACTCCTTGTTGGCTAACATGAGTATATATAAATCAAGGGaagagagggccatatctcaggaacagagaggcgcaggagCAAAAGAAAAATATCGCCGGATTCAGGAAAACAGCAGCTTTTACACCAAGTAAAACAGTACATATTTATGGTAAATGGCAGGTCTTCTTTATATTTTTGGATGTGTGAAAACATTAGCTATAAAAGGAATGTTAAAATAATTGCCTTTTAATTTTATACAAAAACAGCATCACACCTGTTCCATGTGTGGTACCCATGGACAGATGTGACGCTGTTTTTTGGAAGAATTCAGCCCCATTTAAAGAACTTATTTGTACAAAGCCATAATATGGTGCTCATAGAGGTCTACGGAGTCCCTGCTACAGGTCTGATTTCATATGAAGGGTTCTGTCTGATGCAGGCATTCTTCATTGGAAGCATCACAGGAACTCTTTATGACGCCATACGGCTCTGCATAGGCGGCTCTGACGTATGTATGAGGCATAGCCTTGTAAATAATCAATGAAAATGAGCTATACATACATTTAAGCTCCTCCGGTATACATCCAGCGGTTGTGCAG
This window harbors:
- the LOC143769431 gene encoding phospholipase A2 inhibitor and Ly6/PLAUR domain-containing protein-like, which encodes MISGLLPLWLLLHLVSPGSALKCVECYNITSPQCTGQTKDCDGGICMSGLISLGDYTLFGRSCAPNAATCGIFGSITSTSRAMLSTSCCTTAGCIPEELKLPPTNTLKNGVTCPTCTSSQDQCKIECMGDEKKCASVDLTTVGPGLGTKIRGCATDSICNFGDQTFDIDGAVIHLGIVCSSAFTVVLQYCTFFLTLGFAVFTAKLFF